From one Thermoanaerobaculia bacterium genomic stretch:
- a CDS encoding class I SAM-dependent methyltransferase yields the protein MPDETLRNVSDTALWVAQYRVMESERPDAIFRDPLAKRLAGERGAELVRRMKVGDLAWPMIVRTAVMDEIILRSVEREGVDCVLNMAAGLDARPYRLPLPSSLRWIEADLPAMVAYKTEKLAGETPVCALERVAADLTDPTARRSLFARAAEGASAILVVTEGLLAYLAPEQVAALAGDLAAEPAMRLWLIDIASPRLKKMLDRRVGRHVGEANAPFRFAPAEGTRFFEPRGWKEREFRSTIEEGMRLDRKPKMAWLLSLMLRLGSAARREEMRRMGGIVLLDRI from the coding sequence TGTGGGTCGCGCAGTACCGGGTGATGGAGAGCGAGCGGCCGGACGCGATCTTCCGCGATCCGCTGGCGAAGAGGCTCGCGGGGGAACGAGGCGCGGAGCTCGTTCGCCGCATGAAGGTGGGCGACTTGGCCTGGCCGATGATCGTCCGCACGGCCGTCATGGACGAGATCATCCTTCGCTCGGTCGAGCGCGAGGGCGTGGATTGCGTTCTCAACATGGCGGCCGGGCTCGACGCGCGCCCCTATCGGCTGCCGCTCCCGAGCTCGCTTCGGTGGATCGAGGCCGACCTCCCCGCGATGGTCGCCTACAAGACGGAGAAACTCGCGGGGGAGACGCCCGTCTGCGCGCTCGAGCGCGTCGCGGCGGACCTCACGGACCCGACCGCGCGGCGGAGCCTCTTCGCCCGCGCCGCGGAAGGCGCATCGGCGATCCTCGTCGTCACCGAGGGACTCCTGGCGTATCTCGCTCCCGAGCAGGTGGCGGCGCTCGCCGGCGACCTCGCCGCCGAGCCGGCGATGCGGCTCTGGCTGATCGACATCGCCTCGCCGCGGCTGAAGAAGATGCTCGACCGCCGCGTCGGGAGGCACGTCGGGGAGGCGAACGCGCCGTTCCGCTTCGCTCCGGCCGAAGGGACGAGATTCTTCGAACCGCGCGGCTGGAAGGAGAGGGAGTTCCGGTCGACGATCGAGGAAGGGATGCGTCTGGACCGAAAGCCGAAGATGGCCTGGCTCCTCTCCCTCATGCTGCGGCTCGGGTCTGCCGCCCGGCGCGAGGAGATGCGCCGGATGGGAGGGATCGTCCTGCTCGATCGCATCTGA